The following DNA comes from Chloroflexaceae bacterium.
GGTCAGTGCGCCGGTGGCGGGGTTGACCACGGCGCGGAAGACGAACTCGTTGATGTCGCTGGGATTGTTGCTCAAACGCCCCCCGGCGACGAAGATGGCGTGCCGCGGGCCATCGCTGGCAATTGTCGTCGTCGCCATGGCGGCGTGCTCAAAGAGACCCAGGGCCGTCTCCGGCAGCGGCAGGTCGGCCGCCCGCGCCCACACCCCCTGCACCGGCAGGCTCCCGCCCACCGGAGGCGCGCTGAAGCTGCCGTCGGCGTTGACCTGGGTGTAGAAGACCGCCCGCGAGTACATGTCGCGAGTGGAGGAGGCGTCTCCCACAAAGCCCTGGTAAGCGGCGAAGCCGCCGATCACATAGAGGAAGGCCCGGTCGGGGGCCACGCGCACCAGGACCGCCGCGGCGTTCTCCAGGCCCAGCAGCCGCGTGCCGAAGCCGGGGCCGCTGGTGGTAACGTTTGGCGTCGCAGTGTTTTGCGGCAGGGGGCTGGGCAGGTACAACGGCTCGCGCCAGGTGATGGCATCACCGTTGACCGCGGCGACCTGGATCACCGGGGTGGAGAGATCCTGCTGGTGGCAACCGCTGGCCGAAGTCAGCACACTGCCGCCGATGACGAATAGGTAGCCGCTGTCGGAACCGGTGGGCATAGCCGCCATCATAGCGCGGGTGCGGGCCGGGCCGGGCTTCTGGCCCGGCGCGCAGGCATTCGACGGCTGGATCATCTCTGCCTGGGGCAGGGCGCTGCGCAGCCAGTTCTCGTTGCCGAAGAAGCGGCTGTCGGTGATGCCGTGGGGGATGGCCCCGCCGGTGACCTGGTTAAAGTTGGCCCAGTAGACGTAGGGGCTGCTGGGCGGATTGTTGCCCGAGGCGCGGGTGCCGCCGGCCACGAAGAGGCGCCTGCCGATCACTGCCGCCCCGGCCCCGGAGAGGGCCTCGGGCAGGCCCACGCCGGCGCTCTCCCAGGTGTTGAGGAAGCCGATGGGGGCCAGTTGCACCGCGCCGGGCTGGTCGCGGGTGTCGCCAGTGTCGCGATCGGGGCCGAGCGAGGTGCGGTAGAACGTGCCGCGGGCGAACTCCTGCTGGCCATTGTCAAGATCCTGGATGACGCCCTGCTGGGCGCGGGCGCCGCGTCCGGGGGCCAGGGCCGCGAGCGCCGCGACAATCAGGAGCAGATGGAGAAGCGCAATAGGTCGCCGCGGGCGATGTTGTGCCGTCACGGGCCACCTCCTTGTACGATTGCGGATTTTGGATTTTGGATTTTGGATTGCCGTATGTGGCGTCCCGGTAAGACCGGGGGATGACGGGTATGCGATTTTGGATTTTGGATTGCCGTATGTGGCGTCCCGGTAAGACCGGGGGATGACGGGTATGCGATTTTGGATTTCGGATTGCCGTATGTGGCGTCCCGGTAAGACCGGGGATGCCGGTATGGGATTTGGGATTTGGGATTTTGGATTTGGGATTGCCAGATGTGGCGTCCCGGTGCGACCGGGGGACGACGGGTGTGCCATAATGCGCCTTCGTCGCATCGGGGCGAGCCGAGGGACCGGCCCCGCAGAGACGCCTTGCGAAGGAAGGGTCTCGTTGCCATGCCATCATAACCGGCGGTTGCGACCAGATGAGAACCTGTTCATCTCAACGGCCATAAAAAAAGTCCGTTCGGACGAATCTTCAGGGCAGATGTTTCTGGGAGGACTGCGCCCTCCCGGACCCTCACATCCGGGGCGGTTTCCTCACCCACCCCCGCCTCGCTACACCTGGCGCCCCCTCCCTCTCCACCTGCGGTGGAGAGGGAGGGGTTGGGGGAGGGTGAGGACTCAACTCGTCCTGCAGACGTCTTCAAGGATCCGGAGTTGCAGATCCTGGCGCATGGTCTGGGTGAACGCGCCCACGCTGGTGTTAGGGGCGACATTGATCACGATGTCGGAGACGGTCTCCTCGTTCTGATAGATCAAGCCGTACTCGCGTGGCCCGACCCTGGGCAGATCGAGCGAATGGCGGTAGAACAGGCGGGCGACGAGCCGGTACGAGCCGGCGGGGAGGCGGTCGAAGCGATAGCTCAGCGCGCCGCCGCGGCTGGCATCGGCGCGGATGGGCGCAGTGTAGGTCGTGCCGGTGCTCTGGTCAACCAGGGTAACGGCGCCCACAACGGGGTACTGGAGCCCGTTGATGGCCTGGAAGTTCGATGCCGGAATGACGTTAGTCCAGGCGGCGTCGGAGCGCGGCTCGCAGAGACCGGTTTCGACCATAATGTTGATCGCCTGCATGATCGCGTCCACATTCGTGCTGCCATCGGCGTTGCGCTGCAGATCCCTCGCCGAGAAGAAGTAGCTGGGGAAGGAGGCCACGCCGTCGCGCAAGCCGGTATCGGGGATGTGGGAGAGCGCAACCACGTACACTTCGGTCCCGTTCGCCTGGATATCCTCGCGGCTGACGCGCACAGCCTGGGTGATGGGCCGGTCGAGACCGGCGCGCACGCCGCCGCCGCCGGTGGACAACCCGCCCACATCGGTGGTCTGGCAGGCGGCGTTCTCGATCACCAGGGTTCCGAGCGAGCGGCAGAAGTGCCCGGGGGCGTAGGTTTCGGCGCGGCTCTGTCCGGCGAGCAGGTTTCCCTGGACGGCGTTACGATCCATGAACTGGTTTGCCACGCCGTCGGTTACGAAGACCACCGCGCGCTTGTACTCCCAGGTCCGGCCGTTCTGGGTCACCGTGCGGGGCGCGTTGTTCAGCACCAGCGACGCCCGGTAGAGGGCGCCGGCGCTATTGGTGCCGCCAGAGGTGCGGTAGCGGTCGCCGTTCAACGCGCCAGCGGCGTCAATATTCTGGATAATCGTAGTGGGGTTGGAGGAAAAGCCGCGGGTGAAGCTTGACGGCACTTCGTGGTTGTACCAGACCAGGGCCATCGTATCAGGCGGGCGGCTGGGGTCGTATTCGGCATTGCCGGGCATATTGGTCGAGCGCACCAGGGTGTAGAGGGCGCGCTTGGCGACGGTGATGCGCCGGTCCGCCTCAACGCTCCACCAGTACTCCGGGCCGGTGCCGGTCACTTCGGCGCGCGGGGGGTTGGAGTTGGGCGGGGCCTCGGCGCAGCGCCACCAGCCGCGTTGCTGCCCGGCTGCGTGTCCTGCCTCCTCACCCGGTCTCCCTGCGCTCCGTGTGGTGCGGTCGCAGCGCCCTTCGAAGTCGGCGCTCATAGAGCCGGAGACGTCGAGCACCACCACGTACTGGATGGGCCGGCGGGCCTGGGGCCGGTGCGCATACTCGGGCCAGAGGGACACCGAGCCGACCAGTTCGACGACGCCCTCGGTGTTGGGGTCAATCACGCCGGTATAGAGACAGGCGCGCTGCTGGGGGCGGGCATCGCCGAGGAAGAGCAGGTCGAGCCATTTATCGTTGCGGGTCTGCCCCTTGTCGAGCAGGACGAAGAGGCCCAGGCGCACGATGTGGAAGCGCGAGTTATTGCCCTGCAGGACGTAGCCGCTGTGGATGGGCAGCACCATGCGCGTGCCGACGCGGATGTGCTCATCGAGGGCGTTGCGCACATCGTTAGAGTTCATGTACCCGGTGGCGCCCCAGACCCAGTCGCCCACGTTCAGCACGCCGGGCTGTTCGGGATAGGTAGCAGGGCGGTCCTGGGGGGTGGGCCAGGGGGCCTCTTCAAAGCCCTCGCCGAGGTTGCCTTCGCCGGTGAGGCTGGCGGCCAGGCGCGGCTCGCTGGTGGCGTCGGGGATGCTATCGCGCCAGCGCAGCCAGCTAAAGTTGCCCGGCGTGGTCGCGCCGCTGACAATCACGCGCATGGCGGTGAAGCGCCCGGAGATGTCGGGGCTGTCGTAGTCAACCTCGCGCCAGTTCTGGTCGGGGTTGTTGGGGTTAATGAAGCGATTGCCATCAATCACGCGGCTGCTCACGGTGATCGGGTAGACGCCGGAGTTGCTGCTGCAGACGCCAGCGTGGGCCATGGCGTTGATCGGCAGGTCGTTGCGGCCGACCACGCGGGCGAAGGTGGTGTCCACACGGCCCCTCAAATTCACCTGAATGAAGGAAACGTTATTCGGCAACGGGTTGGTATCGGGCGTAATGAAGGGCGAGCCGGTGGTGATGGGCCGGCCCTGGGCGTCAAGGTACAGCGCCTGCAGGGTCAACTCATCGCGCTGCGGCTCGGCGCCGGGCGCGGTCACCTGCACGCCATGGGCATTCAACGAATTCACAATCGCCTGGTACACGATGCGGTTGGTCGTACCTTCCGAACGGCCGATGTAGGCGTTCATGCCTGCCAGGGCGGCGGTATTGGCAGCGGTCACGGCGCGCCGCTCCTCGGAGAAGGTGTTGCCCACATCAACCGATAGACCAACCATACCGACGATAATCGCGATCATTAAGCCAATAAGGGGCAAGCTCTGACCGCGTGCCCGGGGGCGCGTGCTAATATGCTTACGACGTGCGTTCCCCATTGCGATCCCTCCGTTTGGTGCTGGATTGCTGGCTATCATGCGCGGACGAATCTGAGCGCGCGGGGGTTACCAGAATCTTCGCTTCTCCTTATAACGATTAACAATCCGTTCTAAAACGCATGAGCCTTTTACAATGTCCCGTTCCCTTCCCGAGGTTGAAGGAAGCCGGGGCAATCGGGTTGCTCCGTGCCCTGGTTGTAACGACTTAGAGCCTATCCGAATAACTCCTGTAGGGGTAAGCGGGGAAACCCGGTTTCCCCACGCCCCTCCCTGACGGGAGGGGCTGGGAGGGCGTAGCCCTCGCAGAAAAGGGATCGGATAACCAGGTTATCCGGATAGGGTCTCAGGAGGATTAAGAAAGGAATCCGGTGTGCCACGATGATCCTCGCGATGGCATCGCCCGCTGAGGGCTAAAGCCCTCGCTCAGGACCTGGAAGCCCCGCAGGGGCTTTGATGAACTCAGCCAGGGCTTTAGCCCGCAGCGTTCGGCGATACCGGATGCAATTCCTAACGGTCATCAGTGTTTCCTCGTTGCCCTCCCCGGAGCCTCATCAGACATCCCAGGTGTCTGAACAGGCTCGCACCATCACTGGTTCGGCGTATTGGCATACGAACTGCGGATGGGCATCACGGCGCTGGTCTGCAGGCGCACGCTGTTGGCGAAGGCGGGGGCGAGGGGAAACATGAACTGGTAATCGGTGCGCACGGTAACTCTGACCCAGCAGTTGCGCCCGCCGGCCTGCATATCTATGCCGCGCATATCGGTGCGGCAGGGCCGTGGCGGCGGCTGCTGATCGGGTTGCGGAGGGATGGTACTATATAACAGTTCAATACGGATGTAGGCATTGGGGTTGGACCAGTCAGTATGCTCGGCGCGGCCGGTCTCGTTCTCATCCCAGATGCCATTGTTATCGAGGTCGCGCAGGTTGGCGAAGCCGCTGCGCTGAGGGCCGCCGGCGCCGCGCACGCGGCGCACGATCTCGGCATAGTTGAGATCAACCCGCTGCAACTGGCCGTTCTGCATCACCTGCACGGGATAGCTGCCGAAGGTGGCGCCCTCCTGAGCGGCGGCGCGGAGGCCCTGGAGGGTGAAGAAGATTAGCCCCAGATCGACGGCGGCGGCCAGCAGGAAAAAGAGCAGCGTACTGGCGAGGGCCAGTTCCACCAGCGCCTGACCCCTGGCGCGAGGCTGTCGGCGATGTGTACGAAGTCGGCGCAACATGGATTCCACTCTCCTACCGATTCAACTCACGCCATTCGGCCATATTGCGGGCGCAGGCCACGCCGGCGGGCCGGGTGGGATCGAGACCGAGGTTCTCGATTGAGCGCCGCTGCACGACGCGCAGGGTAATCGTGCCATCACTGTTGCCGATGCGCAGCAACTGGTACAGCGGGGTCAGGCCGGTAACGGGATAGTTGATCTCTACCTCAATCGGCCCGCGGTCGCGGAGGTTGCGGGTATTGCCGCCGTTGGGGTAGCGGATGGTGACGAAATCCACCACACTGCGCCCCCGATTGATAGTGCCAGAAAAGAGGGTCGTATCGCTCTCCACGGCCGCCAGCACCGTATTGACGCAGGCATCGCCGCGGAAGCCAGGGTAATCCGCGTCGCGAGGCGGATTATCGCGATAGGCGAGCCAGGACTCATACGGCGGCACCTGGGCGGCGGCTTCGGCCCCGTTGCGGGCGGCCTGGGAGACGGTTGAGTAAGCCCAGATGAGGTAGCCGAACTCCATGATGCCGAAGAGCACCAGAAGCATGAATGGCAGGATCAGCGCCATTTCGACGATAGATTGACCAGAAGCACGGCGATCCATACGCTGCTCACGCTCCTCCCGCGATACGCGATCGTAGGGCGATTATAGGTCAGGCGCGTTTGAAGGCTCAATAGTCAAAAGGTACCGAGTGGCAAGGCGGGGCGCAGATGGATCGGGGCGTGGGGAAACCAGGTTTCCCCACGCCCCCGCCGGTCAGGAGGGTGAAAACCCTCCCGCGAGCATGCCCCGAACGGTCAACTGGTAGCGCAGACATCGCCGGAGAGGCGGAGTTGGAGATCCTGGCGGATCACCCGCGAGAAGCCGCCTACGTTGGTGTCCGCGGTTATGTTAACCACGATGTCGGCCCGGGTCTCATTATTCTGTTCGATAAGGCTGTAGCGTCGCGGGCCGGCGTCAGGCGCATCGAGGGGATGGCGGTAGAACACGTAGGCCTCCAGGCGATAGGAACCGGCGGGCAGTCGGTCGAAGCGGTAGCTCAGGGCGCCGCCGCGGCTGGCATCGGCGCGAATGGGGGCGCGATACTGGGTGCCGGTGTTCTGGTCGGTCAGAATAACCTCGCCGACGTTGGGGTAGACCAGACCGGCCACCGGGCGGAACTCGGCGGGGGGGATGTTGTTGGTGCGGGGATCGGCGCGCCGCTCGCAGACGCCGCTCTCCACGATGTTGTTGATCGCCTCCATAATCGCGTCGACGTTGGTGCTGCCATCGGCATTGCGCTGCAACTCCCGGGCCGAGAAGAAGTAGCTGGGGAACGAGGCGATGCCATCGCGCAGGCCCGTGTCGGGGATGTTGGAGAGGGCGACCACGAAGACCTCGTACTGGCGCGACTTCATCTGCTCGCTGACATTCACCGCCTGAGTGATGGGACGATCCAGTCCGGCGGGGATGCCGTTCGCGGCGATGGTCCGGCCGCCAAAGCCGGTGGTCTGGCAGTTGGCCATCTCAAGCGCGAACCGGGAATGGCAGACGTGGTCGGGGGGATACGTACTCCGGTCACTGATGCCAAAGGTCAGATTGGGCGCATTGGGATTGAATAGGTAGTTCGACACGCCGTCGGTAATGTAGATCACCGCCCGCTTATACTGCCAGACCTGGCCGTCGGTATGGGTGACGGTGCGCGGGGCGCGATCAAGCAGCAGGGAGGCGCGGTAGAGGGCCCCGGCGCCGTTGGTTCCGCCCTCGGAGAGATAGGGGTTCCTGGAGCGGTGGGTAGTAGCCTGCCGGGTGACGGCGTTGATCAGTTCCTGTGGCTCGTCGGAGAACGCCTCGCCGCCGAAGTTGCCGACGAAGCTTGCCGGCGCCTGCCAATTGAACCAGACCAGGGCCATCTGGTCGGAGGGGCGGTCGGGGTCATAGTCGGCGTTGCCGGGCATGTTGGTCTCGGCAATCAGGCGTTCGAGGGCCTTCTTAGCCACGTAGATGCGCCGATCGCGTTCGTTGCTCCACCAGTACGCCTCGCCGGTGCCGATCACTTCGGCGCGCTGGACGGGCCAGTTGGGGTCGGCCGGGACCTCGGCGCACTGCCACCAGCCGCGCTGGGCGCCGTTAACATGGCCCTGACCGTTGTTTCTCCGGTGATACTCGGCCGTGGGGGCGCTGGCGTCGAACACGTCGCACTGGCCGGCGAAATTGGCGCTCATCGAACCGGAGACGTCAAGCACCACCACGTACTGGATGGGCGGGCGGCGCAGGGGCTGGGTGCGGTATTCGGGCAGGAAGGAGACCGAGCCGGCAAGGCCTAGCTGGCCGTCGTTGCTGGCGGTGGGAGCGTACAGGCAGGCGCGCTGCTGAGGGCGCGGCTCGCCGAGGAAGAGCAGATCCAGCCAGCGATTGCTGCCGGTCTGCCCCTGGCCAAGAAGCACAAAGAGGCCGAAACGCACGACGTGGAAGCGCGAGTTGTCGCCATCGCGGAAGGCGTCGCGATGGATGGGGAGGATCATGCGCGTGCCCAGACGAATGTGCTCATTCAGGGCCGCCTCGACGTCGCGGGAGTCGGGCCAGGCGGTGCTGCCCCAGACCCAGTCGCCGGGGGAGAGCGCCCCGCGTTCGGGGGGGTAGACGCCGTCGGGCCGGTTCTGGGAGCTGGGCCAGGGGGCCTCCTCGAAGCCTTCGCCGAGGTTGCCCTCGCCGCTCAACGAGCGGGCCAGGGTAATGGCGCTGCGCGCCCCGGGGACGCCGTCGCGCCAGCGGAGCCAGCCAAAGTTGCGGGCGCTCTCATCACCCACCACCACGCGCATCGCGGTGAAGCGCCCGGAGATATCAGGGCTGTCGTAGGGCACTTCGCGCCAGTTGAGGGCGGGATCATTGCTGCGCACGAAGCGATTGCCATCAATAATGCGGGTATTGATGGTGATGGGGTAGTACCCGGAGCTGCTGGTGCAGGTGCCGGCATAGGCCAGCGCATTGAACGGCAGGTCGTTACGGCCGACGATGCGGGCGAAGGCCGTGTCCACGCGGCCCCGGAGGCCCACCTCGATGAAGGCGACATTGGCAGGTACAGGGTTGGTGTCGTCGGTAACGATCGGCGAGCCATTGCTGATCGGCAGGCCCTGGGCATCGAGGTAGCGCGCCTCGAGAGTAACGTCGTCAGGCTGCGGCTCGGCGCCGGGCGCGGTGATCTGGATGCCATGGGCATTGAGCGCATTGACGATCGAGGTGTATACTACCCGATTGGTGGTCGCCTGCGAGCGGGCGATATAGGTGTTCATGCCCGCCAGAGCAGCGGCATTGGCGGCGGTGACGGCGCGACGCTCTTCGGAGAAGGTGTTGCCGACATCAACCGACAGGCCGACCATGCCGATAATGACGGCGATCATCAGGCCAATCAAGGGCAGGCTCTGGCCGCGCGCGCGGGAACGCGTCGCATGCCGTTTGCTGCGAACTTTCCCCATCGGGATTCCTCCGTCCGTCTGACTGCGGGATTGCCGACCTGGTTGCGTTCCCCTCGATGGCGGGCGGCGCCGATCGCGCGCGGTCGTCAACGCGGGCGCCTTTCCACACGGTTACGGCCGGGGCCAGCGCCGCATATCGGGCGCAAAACGGCGCCGGCCAGAAGCTGGAGAGCGCGGAACCGCGCCAGTAGCGCTCGCGGGGCAAGGGCAACGTTGCGTGCATCGGCCCGGCCCGCCGCGCCGGCAGGTAGCGCCGTTGATAGGGGTAGGACGGAGGCTGGAATGGCTCAGAAAGGCGCTGAGACGCCTTTCACGGCGACTGACGCTGCGCAACCGCAGACTTCGCTACGTCCGGGCAGAACGGGGAGAGGGACGAGGTAGCAGGCGAGGTCGGATGGGACGTAAGAGACGAAGCGCGTCAAACTACTGGCGCCGTCTTGCAAAGAGCGCGCACGGCGCTCCGGGCGCGGCAACCGGACTGTTTCTCCAGTGATATGCCTTCAGTACCCCAAGTATAGGCTCGCTATTCCCCCATCTCAATAGTCAAAAGGTACCGGGTCGGCGGGAAGGGGCGAGGAAGCGCCGGCCCGCCGGGCCGGCGCTTCCTGTGCAAAAGGTGGACAACGCATGCCAACCGGCGTATACTAGAGAGTATGGAGCACCAGTACACATACCTTCAGGAAGAGTTCGTGGTGGTCGAGGCCCCGCTGACGCGGG
Coding sequences within:
- a CDS encoding pilus assembly protein TadG-related protein yields the protein MGKVRSKRHATRSRARGQSLPLIGLMIAVIIGMVGLSVDVGNTFSEERRAVTAANAAALAGMNTYIARSQATTNRVVYTSIVNALNAHGIQITAPGAEPQPDDVTLEARYLDAQGLPISNGSPIVTDDTNPVPANVAFIEVGLRGRVDTAFARIVGRNDLPFNALAYAGTCTSSSGYYPITINTRIIDGNRFVRSNDPALNWREVPYDSPDISGRFTAMRVVVGDESARNFGWLRWRDGVPGARSAITLARSLSGEGNLGEGFEEAPWPSSQNRPDGVYPPERGALSPGDWVWGSTAWPDSRDVEAALNEHIRLGTRMILPIHRDAFRDGDNSRFHVVRFGLFVLLGQGQTGSNRWLDLLFLGEPRPQQRACLYAPTASNDGQLGLAGSVSFLPEYRTQPLRRPPIQYVVVLDVSGSMSANFAGQCDVFDASAPTAEYHRRNNGQGHVNGAQRGWWQCAEVPADPNWPVQRAEVIGTGEAYWWSNERDRRIYVAKKALERLIAETNMPGNADYDPDRPSDQMALVWFNWQAPASFVGNFGGEAFSDEPQELINAVTRQATTHRSRNPYLSEGGTNGAGALYRASLLLDRAPRTVTHTDGQVWQYKRAVIYITDGVSNYLFNPNAPNLTFGISDRSTYPPDHVCHSRFALEMANCQTTGFGGRTIAANGIPAGLDRPITQAVNVSEQMKSRQYEVFVVALSNIPDTGLRDGIASFPSYFFSARELQRNADGSTNVDAIMEAINNIVESGVCERRADPRTNNIPPAEFRPVAGLVYPNVGEVILTDQNTGTQYRAPIRADASRGGALSYRFDRLPAGSYRLEAYVFYRHPLDAPDAGPRRYSLIEQNNETRADIVVNITADTNVGGFSRVIRQDLQLRLSGDVCATS
- a CDS encoding pilus assembly protein — translated: MLRRLRTHRRQPRARGQALVELALASTLLFFLLAAAVDLGLIFFTLQGLRAAAQEGATFGSYPVQVMQNGQLQRVDLNYAEIVRRVRGAGGPQRSGFANLRDLDNNGIWDENETGRAEHTDWSNPNAYIRIELLYSTIPPQPDQQPPPRPCRTDMRGIDMQAGGRNCWVRVTVRTDYQFMFPLAPAFANSVRLQTSAVMPIRSSYANTPNQ
- a CDS encoding pilus assembly protein, which produces MDRRASGQSIVEMALILPFMLLVLFGIMEFGYLIWAYSTVSQAARNGAEAAAQVPPYESWLAYRDNPPRDADYPGFRGDACVNTVLAAVESDTTLFSGTINRGRSVVDFVTIRYPNGGNTRNLRDRGPIEVEINYPVTGLTPLYQLLRIGNSDGTITLRVVQRRSIENLGLDPTRPAGVACARNMAEWRELNR
- a CDS encoding pilus assembly protein TadG-related protein — translated: MPLIGLMIAIIVGMVGLSVDVGNTFSEERRAVTAANTAALAGMNAYIGRSEGTTNRIVYQAIVNSLNAHGVQVTAPGAEPQRDELTLQALYLDAQGRPITTGSPFITPDTNPLPNNVSFIQVNLRGRVDTTFARVVGRNDLPINAMAHAGVCSSNSGVYPITVSSRVIDGNRFINPNNPDQNWREVDYDSPDISGRFTAMRVIVSGATTPGNFSWLRWRDSIPDATSEPRLAASLTGEGNLGEGFEEAPWPTPQDRPATYPEQPGVLNVGDWVWGATGYMNSNDVRNALDEHIRVGTRMVLPIHSGYVLQGNNSRFHIVRLGLFVLLDKGQTRNDKWLDLLFLGDARPQQRACLYTGVIDPNTEGVVELVGSVSLWPEYAHRPQARRPIQYVVVLDVSGSMSADFEGRCDRTTRSAGRPGEEAGHAAGQQRGWWRCAEAPPNSNPPRAEVTGTGPEYWWSVEADRRITVAKRALYTLVRSTNMPGNAEYDPSRPPDTMALVWYNHEVPSSFTRGFSSNPTTIIQNIDAAGALNGDRYRTSGGTNSAGALYRASLVLNNAPRTVTQNGRTWEYKRAVVFVTDGVANQFMDRNAVQGNLLAGQSRAETYAPGHFCRSLGTLVIENAACQTTDVGGLSTGGGGVRAGLDRPITQAVRVSREDIQANGTEVYVVALSHIPDTGLRDGVASFPSYFFSARDLQRNADGSTNVDAIMQAINIMVETGLCEPRSDAAWTNVIPASNFQAINGLQYPVVGAVTLVDQSTGTTYTAPIRADASRGGALSYRFDRLPAGSYRLVARLFYRHSLDLPRVGPREYGLIYQNEETVSDIVINVAPNTSVGAFTQTMRQDLQLRILEDVCRTS